One stretch of Pelmatolapia mariae isolate MD_Pm_ZW linkage group LG3_W, Pm_UMD_F_2, whole genome shotgun sequence DNA includes these proteins:
- the LOC134624413 gene encoding aquaporin-1-like — MSEIKSWSFWRAVLAECLGMIILIFLGLSAAVGDPNDLNPAREIKVAFAFGLAIATLAECIGHISGAHLNPAITLGLVTSCRISILRALFYMLAQMLGAVVGSDILYGIRAEHNDSLGVNELNDISPAQGFGIEFMLTLQLVLCLVALHDKRRNIGGFTPLAYGFSVTLGHLAGISYTGCGINPARSFGPAVIQKAFNDHWVYWAGPMSAGVVAALLYNYVLAPSDESFKEKTKILLCRAPEQECENEPLLEDVE, encoded by the coding sequence ATGTCAGAGATTAAATCGTGGTCGTTTTGGAGGGCAGTTCTGGCGGAGTGCTTGGGAATGATCATCCTTATTTTCCTCGGCCTCTCTGCTGCAGTAGGAGATCCAAATGATTTGAACCCTGCCCGTGAGATCAAAGTGGCGTTTGCCTTCGGCCTGGCCATCGCCACGCTAGCCGAGTGCATAGGTCACATTAGTGGTGCACACCTGAATCCTGCCATCACCCTGGGCCTGGTGACCAGCTGTCGTATAAGTATTCTCAGAGCCCTCTTCTACATGTTGGCTCAGATGTTGGGGGCAGTGGTTGGCAGTGACATTTTGTATGGTATCAGGGCAGAACATAATGATTCACTTGGTGTTAATGAGCTAAATGATATCAGCCCAGCTCAAGGTTTTGGCATAGAGTTCATGCTCACTCTGCAGCTGGTTCTGTGCTTGGTGGCACTCCATGACAAAAGACGTAACATTGGCGGATTTACACCTCTGGCATATGGCTTCTCTGTAACACTTGGACATCTTGCTGGCATCTCCTACACGGGATGTGGGATCAATCCAGCTCGATCCTTTGGGCCTGCAGTTATACAGAAGGCTTTCAATGATCACTGGGTGTACTGGGCTGGACCGATGAGTGCTGGAGTGGTGGCAGCGCTTCTGTATAATTATGTCCTGGCACCCAGTGATGAGagcttcaaagaaaaaactaaaatcttGCTCTGCCGGGCCCCGGAACAGGAATGTGAAAACGAGCCCCTGCTGGAGGATGTAGAATAA